TCGTTCGTCTTCAAAAGTGTCGAGCTCGACGGGGCGGAGCTCCTTGGAACCGATCGCCATTATGCGTCGCCCTCCTCGCGCTTGATGATTCGTGCCTTGAGGGGCAGCTTGTGGATTGCACGGGTGAGTGCTTCGCGAGCGAGTTCCTCGCTCACACCGGCGACCTCGAAGAGGACGCGGCCCGGCTTGACGTTCGCGACCCACCACTCGGGTGAACCCTTACCGGAACCCATGCGGGTTTCGGCCGGCTTCTTGGTGAGCGGACGGTCGGGGTAGATGTTGATCCACACCTTTCCACCACGCTTGATGTGACGCGTCATCGCGATACGAGCGGACTCGATCTGACGGTTGGTCACGTAAGCGGGGGTGAGGGCCTGGATGCCGTACTCACCGAAGCTGACCTTGGTGCCGCCGGTGGCCTGGCCACTGCGACCCGGGTGGTGCTGCTTACGGTGCTTTACACGACGGGGAATAAGCATGGTTACGCCTCAACTCCTGCGGTGGCGGGCTGCTCGGCGCGCGGGGCGCGGCGGCGGTCGCCGTCACGGCGCTCCGGGCGGGACGACTTCTGGGTCGCCTGCTCGCGAGCGAGTTCCTTGTTGGTGATGTCACCCTTGTAGATCCACACCTTGACGCCGATGCGGCCGAAGGTGGTGCGGGCCTCGTAGAAGCCGTAGTCGATGTTCGCGCGCAGCGTGTGCAGCGGAACGCGACCCTCACGGTAGAACTCGGAGCGGCTCATTTCAGCACCACCGAGACGACCGGACACCTGGATGCGGACACCCTTGGCGCCGGCGCGCTGGGCGCCCTGCAGGCCCTTGCGCATCGCGCGGCGGAAAGCCACGCGAGCGGAGAGCTGCTCGGCGATACCCTGCGCGACCAGCTGAGCCTCGGCCTCGGGGTTCTTGACCTCGAGGATGTTCAGCTGGATCTGCTTGCCGCTGAGCTTCTCGAGGTCGGCGCGGATGCGCTCGGCCTCGGCGCCGCGGCGGCCGATGACGATGCCGGGGCGAGCCGTGTGGATGTCCACGCGGACGCGGTCACGGGTGCGCTCGATCTCGATCTTGGCAACACCAGCACGGTCCAGCTGAGTCTTCAGCAGGGTGCGGATCTTGACATCCTCGTTCACGTAGTCGCTGTAGCGCTGACCACGCTTCGTGCTGTCGGAGAACCACCGCGACACGTGGTCGGTGGTGATGCCCAGACGGAAGCCATACGGGTTTACTTTCTGACCCATTACTTCGTACCCTCCTCAGGAGTGGCGAGCACAACAGTGATGTGGCTGGTGCGCTTTTTGATTTGGAAGGCGCGTCCCTGAGCGCGAGGCTGGAATCGCTTGAGGGTGGTGCCCTCATCGACGAAAGCCTTCGACACGTACAGGTCCTGCTCGTCCAGGTAAGTGTTCGACGCATCCGCCTTGACTCGCGCGTTGGCGATAGCGGAAGCAACGAGCTTGTACACCGGCTCGCTCGCACCCTGCGGGGCGAACTTCAGGATGGCCAGTGCTTCAGTGGCCTGCTTGCCGCGGATCATGTTGACGACACGACGAGCCTTCATAGGGGTCACGCGGATGTGACGCACGCGTGCGATCGACTCCACCATTTCTCTACCTCCTTGCGTCACCGCGTTAGCGGCGACGACCCTTCTTGTCGTCCTTCACGTGTCCACGGAAGGTGCGGGTGGGCGCGAACTCGCCGAGCTTGTGGCCCACCATGGTCTCGGTGACGAACACCGGGATGTGCTTGCGACCGTCGTGCACCGCGATGGTGTGACCCAGCATGGCGGGGACGATCATCGAGCGGCGCGACCAGGTCTTGATTACGTTCTTGCTGTTGGCCTCGTTCGCCGTGACAACCTTGCGGAGCAGGTGGTCATCGACGAAGGGGCCCTTCTTAAGACTGCGTGGCATCTTCTACAACTCCTACTTACGCTTCTTGCCGACGGTGCGACGACGCACGATGAGTTTGTCGCTCTCGAGGTTGGGCTTGCGAGTGCGGCCTTCCTTCTGGCCCCACGGGCTGACCGGGTGGCGACCACCGGAGGTCTTGCCCTCACCACCACCGTGCGGGTGGTCGACCGGGTTCATGGCGACACCACGCACGGTCGGGCGGACGCCCTTCCAGCGCATACGGCCGGCCTTGCCCCAGTTGATGTTCGACTGCTCGGCGTTGCCGACCTCGCCGATCGTCGCGCGGCAGCGCGCGTCAACGTTGCGGATCTCGCCGGAGGGCATACGCAGCTGGGCGTAGGGGCCATCCTTGGCAACGAGACGAACGGATGCGCCGGCCGAACGGGCGATCTTCGCGCCGCCACCGGGCTTCAGCTCGATCGCGTGGATCACGGTACCGACCGGGATGTTCTTCAGCGGCAGGTTGTTGCCGGGCTTGATGTCCGCGGCGGCACCCGACTCGATGATGTCGCCCTGGTTCAGCTTGTTCGGGGCCAGGATGTAACGCTTGGTCCCGTCCACGAAGTGCAGCAGCGCGATGCGTGCGGTGCGGTTGGGGTCGTACTCGATGTGAGCAACCTTGGCGTTCACGCCGTCCTTGTCATTGCGACGGAAGTCGATGACGCGGTACTGGCGCTTGTGGCCACCACCGATGTGACGGGTCGTGATGCGTCCCTGGTTGTTGCGGCCACCGGACTTCGGCAGCGGCTTCAGCAGCGACTTCTCGGGCGTCGACCGGGTGATCTCAGCGAAGTCGGCGACCGACGAACCGCGACGACCGGGGGTCGTGGGCTTGTACTTGCGAATAGCCATGTCTTCTTCCTTCGGTCCTTATCCGACAGCCGTAAAGATGTCGATCGAACCGGACTTGAGCGTCACGATGGCGCGCTTGGTGTCCTTGCGCTTGCCGGTGCCGAAGCGGGTGCGACGAGTCTTGCCGTTACGGTTCAGGGTGTTCACCGACGCGACCTTGACGTTGAAGATCTTCTCGATAGCGAGCTTGATCTCGGTCTTGTTCGCGCGGGGGTCGACGACGAAGGTGTACTTGCCTTCATCGATGAGGCCGTAGCTCTTCTCGCTCACGACCGGCGAGACGATGATGTCGCGCGGGTCCTTGTTCAGGGCGGCGGTCATTATGCGCTGACCTCTTCCTTCTTGGTCTTCGCCGAGACGAACGCCTCGAAGGCGGCCTTGGTGAAGACGATGTCGTCGCTCACGAGCACGTCGTAGGCGTTCAGCTGGTCTGCGGGCAGAACGTGAACGGTCGGGATGTTGCGAACGCTCTTCAGCGCCACATCGTCACCGCGCTCGAGCACGATCAGCACGTGCTTGGAGCTGGCGATGCCCGAAAGCAGTTCGATGACCGTCTTGGTCGAGGGTGCGTCATCCGCGACGAAGGAGTCCACCACGTGCAGACGGCCGCCACGAGCGCGGTCGGACAGTGCACCGAGGAGGGCAGCAGCGATCATCTTCTTGGGGGTGCGCTGCGCGTAGTCACGCGGCACCGGCCCGTGCACGATTCCACCACCGGTCATCTGAGGGGCGCGGATCGAGCCCTGACGAGCGCGACCGGTTCCCTTCTGCTTGAACGGCTTGCGGCCCGCACCGGAAACCTCACCACGACCCTTGGTCTTGTGAGTGCCCTGGCGCGCCGCAGCGAGCTGAGCGGTCACAACCTGGTGGATGAGCGGAACGTTGGTCGCGACGTCGAAGAGCTCGGCGGGCAGCTCAACAGAGCCGGCCTTCTTGCCCTTGGCGTCGATGACGTCGATCGAGGTAGCCATCAGAACTACGCTCCCTTCACGGCGTTGCGGACGAATACGAGGCGGCCGCGGGAACCGGGAACGGCACCCTTGACCAGCAGCAGGCCCTTCTCGGCGTCAACCGAGTGCACCTTGAGGTTCAGCACGGTGACGCGCTCGCCACCCATGCGACCGGCCATGCGCATGCCCTTGAAGACACGGCTGGGGGTCGACGAGGCGCCGATGGAGCCCGGCTTGCGGTGGTTGCGGTGCGCACCGTGGGAGGCGCTGACACCCTTGAAGTTGTGACGCTTCATGACACCGGCGAAGCCCTTGCCCTTGCTGGTGCCGACGACGTCGACCAGCTGGCCGGCCTCGAAGATGTCGACAGTCAGCTCCTGGCCGAGGGTGTACTCAGCGGCATCCGCGGTACGAACCTCGGTGAGGTGACGGCGCGGCGTGACGCCGGCCTTGTCGAAGTGGCCGGCAGCAGGCTTGTTCACCTTGCGCGGGTCGATCTGGCCGGCAGCGATCTGAACGGCGCTGTAGCCGTCGACATCCGCGGACCGGAGCTGGGTGACGACGTTCGGGTTGATCTGAACGACGGTCACGGGAACGAGCTTGTTGTTCTCGTCCCACACCTGGGTCATACCGAGCTTCGTACCCAGCAGGCCCTTTGTTGTCTTTGTCGTAGACATGGGTCTCCTTAGAGCTTGATCTCGATATTGACGTCGGCGGGCAGGTCGAGACGCATGAGCGAGTCGACGGCCTTCGGCGTCGGGTCAATGATGTCGATCAGCCGCTTGTGGGTGCGCTTCTCGAAGTGCTCACGGCTGTCCTTGTACTTGTGAGGCGAACGGATCACAACGACCACGTTCTTCTCAGTCGGAAGGGGCACCGGACCCACCACGGTCGCACCCGCACGGGTCACCGTGTCGACGATCTTGCGCGCCGAGGTGTCGATGACCTCGTGGTCATACGACTTAAGTCGGATGCGGATCTTCTGTCCCGCCATGTCTGACTCTCTCTCCTGTCAAGGCGTCATACATCCCGAAGGCTGCATTGGACGCCGTAGTAGCACTACTGCTGTCGCACCACTGTTTTTCTGTCAACAACTAACCGCTCCCCGCCACTCGCGGGAGCCTGTGCTGGGCACAGACGTATCCCCGGTCGTAAACGAAGGTTTGATTTAAGTCTTGTTCTGCTACCCGCGGCCTAGGATCGTGTCGCTCGATGGCGATTCCCTATGCACTGCCTGGCAGTGATTCGCGCAAAACGCGCAAAATATTGAACTAGACGAGTTTGCCACACCCCGGGCATTGCTGCAACCCGGGCGTGTCGCGCGGGACGATGCCCGGGCGTGTCG
The Diaminobutyricimonas sp. LJ205 genome window above contains:
- the rplP gene encoding 50S ribosomal protein L16, which translates into the protein MLIPRRVKHRKQHHPGRSGQATGGTKVSFGEYGIQALTPAYVTNRQIESARIAMTRHIKRGGKVWINIYPDRPLTKKPAETRMGSGKGSPEWWVANVKPGRVLFEVAGVSEELAREALTRAIHKLPLKARIIKREEGDA
- the rpsC gene encoding 30S ribosomal protein S3, yielding MGQKVNPYGFRLGITTDHVSRWFSDSTKRGQRYSDYVNEDVKIRTLLKTQLDRAGVAKIEIERTRDRVRVDIHTARPGIVIGRRGAEAERIRADLEKLSGKQIQLNILEVKNPEAEAQLVAQGIAEQLSARVAFRRAMRKGLQGAQRAGAKGVRIQVSGRLGGAEMSRSEFYREGRVPLHTLRANIDYGFYEARTTFGRIGVKVWIYKGDITNKELAREQATQKSSRPERRDGDRRRAPRAEQPATAGVEA
- the rplV gene encoding 50S ribosomal protein L22; translation: MVESIARVRHIRVTPMKARRVVNMIRGKQATEALAILKFAPQGASEPVYKLVASAIANARVKADASNTYLDEQDLYVSKAFVDEGTTLKRFQPRAQGRAFQIKKRTSHITVVLATPEEGTK
- the rpsS gene encoding 30S ribosomal protein S19 — translated: MPRSLKKGPFVDDHLLRKVVTANEANSKNVIKTWSRRSMIVPAMLGHTIAVHDGRKHIPVFVTETMVGHKLGEFAPTRTFRGHVKDDKKGRRR
- the rplB gene encoding 50S ribosomal protein L2; this encodes MAIRKYKPTTPGRRGSSVADFAEITRSTPEKSLLKPLPKSGGRNNQGRITTRHIGGGHKRQYRVIDFRRNDKDGVNAKVAHIEYDPNRTARIALLHFVDGTKRYILAPNKLNQGDIIESGAAADIKPGNNLPLKNIPVGTVIHAIELKPGGGAKIARSAGASVRLVAKDGPYAQLRMPSGEIRNVDARCRATIGEVGNAEQSNINWGKAGRMRWKGVRPTVRGVAMNPVDHPHGGGEGKTSGGRHPVSPWGQKEGRTRKPNLESDKLIVRRRTVGKKRK
- the rplW gene encoding 50S ribosomal protein L23 yields the protein MTAALNKDPRDIIVSPVVSEKSYGLIDEGKYTFVVDPRANKTEIKLAIEKIFNVKVASVNTLNRNGKTRRTRFGTGKRKDTKRAIVTLKSGSIDIFTAVG
- the rplD gene encoding 50S ribosomal protein L4; the protein is MATSIDVIDAKGKKAGSVELPAELFDVATNVPLIHQVVTAQLAAARQGTHKTKGRGEVSGAGRKPFKQKGTGRARQGSIRAPQMTGGGIVHGPVPRDYAQRTPKKMIAAALLGALSDRARGGRLHVVDSFVADDAPSTKTVIELLSGIASSKHVLIVLERGDDVALKSVRNIPTVHVLPADQLNAYDVLVSDDIVFTKAAFEAFVSAKTKKEEVSA
- the rplC gene encoding 50S ribosomal protein L3, with amino-acid sequence MSTTKTTKGLLGTKLGMTQVWDENNKLVPVTVVQINPNVVTQLRSADVDGYSAVQIAAGQIDPRKVNKPAAGHFDKAGVTPRRHLTEVRTADAAEYTLGQELTVDIFEAGQLVDVVGTSKGKGFAGVMKRHNFKGVSASHGAHRNHRKPGSIGASSTPSRVFKGMRMAGRMGGERVTVLNLKVHSVDAEKGLLLVKGAVPGSRGRLVFVRNAVKGA
- the rpsJ gene encoding 30S ribosomal protein S10 — translated: MAGQKIRIRLKSYDHEVIDTSARKIVDTVTRAGATVVGPVPLPTEKNVVVVIRSPHKYKDSREHFEKRTHKRLIDIIDPTPKAVDSLMRLDLPADVNIEIKL